A genomic segment from Halomonas sp. TA22 encodes:
- a CDS encoding DUF1007 family protein, which yields MPQRHALRSLWSTVLMGLVTALLPALVQAHPHGWVDLGVRVIIDEQGQVEALHQRWRMDPFYSLVILEELGSAQGNDSLDARLDQLGLDIRNNLAPQHYYTEVTHAGERLALGEVNDYTVMERDGRVEFIFLLPLAQPVALGEEALRYQIFDPSYYIELLHEEEGDTPRADALVVSGDHDCTTQIVPADPDPELVMQAAMLDVTDQAEPGLGRYFAETGVVKCGS from the coding sequence ATGCCTCAGCGCCATGCTTTGAGATCACTGTGGTCGACTGTCCTTATGGGCCTTGTCACGGCTCTGCTGCCTGCTCTCGTTCAGGCTCACCCCCATGGCTGGGTAGATCTGGGGGTGCGGGTCATCATCGATGAGCAGGGGCAGGTCGAGGCATTGCATCAGCGCTGGAGAATGGATCCTTTCTATAGTTTGGTGATTCTCGAAGAGCTGGGGAGTGCGCAGGGCAACGATAGCCTGGACGCACGGCTCGACCAGCTGGGCCTGGATATCCGCAACAATCTCGCCCCACAGCACTACTACACCGAGGTGACTCATGCAGGCGAGCGTCTCGCCCTGGGCGAGGTCAATGACTATACCGTCATGGAGCGTGACGGCCGCGTCGAGTTCATCTTCCTGCTGCCCCTGGCGCAGCCTGTCGCCCTGGGCGAGGAGGCGCTGCGCTATCAGATCTTCGATCCCAGCTACTATATCGAGCTGCTCCATGAGGAGGAGGGCGACACCCCCCGCGCGGATGCGCTGGTGGTGAGCGGCGATCACGACTGCACGACGCAGATCGTGCCCGCCGACCCCGATCCCGAGCTGGTCATGCAAGCCGCCATGCTCGATGTCACCGACCAGGCCGAGCCGGGGCTTGGCCGCTATTTCGCGGAAACCGGGGTGGTCAAATGCGGCAGCTAA
- a CDS encoding type 1 glutamine amidotransferase domain-containing protein — MSNELNGMRIAILATDGFEEVELSSPKAALLEAGATVEVIAPEKRAIRAWAETDWGENYEVDKALDEADASDYRALVLPGGLFNPDNLRADEQALTFVRHFFEAGKPVGAICHAPWIMINAGVVEGRKLTSVPTIAQDLKNAGANWVDEEVVVDSGLVTSRTPKDLEAFCSKLIEEIGEGKHRGQHA, encoded by the coding sequence ATGAGCAACGAACTCAACGGTATGCGCATCGCCATTCTCGCCACCGACGGTTTTGAAGAGGTGGAGCTCTCCTCACCCAAGGCTGCACTGCTGGAAGCAGGCGCTACGGTGGAGGTGATCGCCCCCGAGAAGAGAGCCATTCGCGCCTGGGCCGAGACCGATTGGGGAGAGAACTACGAGGTGGACAAGGCGCTCGATGAAGCCGACGCCTCCGACTACCGTGCACTGGTGCTACCCGGCGGGTTGTTCAACCCGGACAACCTGCGCGCCGATGAGCAAGCGCTCACCTTCGTCCGTCACTTCTTTGAGGCCGGCAAGCCGGTTGGCGCCATCTGCCACGCGCCATGGATCATGATCAATGCCGGCGTGGTCGAGGGGCGCAAGCTGACCTCGGTACCCACCATCGCCCAGGATCTCAAGAATGCCGGGGCCAACTGGGTCGATGAAGAGGTGGTGGTCGACAGTGGACTGGTCACCAGCCGTACGCCCAAGGATCTCGAGGCTTTCTGCAGCAAGCTGATCGAGGAAATCGGCGAAGGGAAGCACCGCGGCCAGCACGCCTAA
- the dctP gene encoding TRAP transporter substrate-binding protein DctP encodes MTKLTQYALTGLAAGIALTALSTAQAQERWTMTTTWPENLDLIQIDRHWAELVNKLAGDELQIEFRAGGTLMPGTEVFDATETGSIEAAGDWPGYWAGLNPAFSPLATTTSLFNAVDYINWIQQWGGFELYQEVYGEYDMVYLPYAALNNESGFMGRTPIQSIEDLDGKRLRLSGRDQGRVLEQLGGSQVTLAGGEVYQAIERGVIDAGEFATPGVDYNAGFAEVADYWATPGWHQSASVFGVMINRDAWDALSEETQEKLKIAADATMAWALAWSERESTDATQRFIDAGVEINQFSEEDLARIQDITNEVILRGACEHPMHAKVYHSMVTYLNDYAKWRDISVPYNMSRTMDNLPDIEELEACL; translated from the coding sequence ATGACAAAGTTGACCCAGTACGCCCTTACCGGACTGGCTGCCGGCATTGCGCTGACCGCGCTCTCCACCGCCCAGGCTCAGGAGCGGTGGACCATGACCACCACCTGGCCCGAGAATCTCGACTTGATTCAGATCGATCGCCATTGGGCCGAGTTGGTCAATAAGCTGGCCGGCGATGAGCTGCAGATCGAGTTTCGTGCCGGAGGCACCTTGATGCCAGGCACGGAGGTGTTCGATGCCACCGAAACCGGCAGTATCGAAGCCGCCGGCGACTGGCCCGGCTACTGGGCCGGTCTCAATCCTGCTTTCTCGCCACTCGCCACCACCACCAGCCTGTTCAATGCCGTCGATTACATCAACTGGATCCAGCAGTGGGGCGGCTTCGAGCTCTATCAGGAGGTCTACGGCGAATACGACATGGTCTACCTGCCCTACGCCGCGCTCAACAACGAGTCGGGCTTCATGGGCCGTACGCCGATACAGAGCATCGAGGATCTCGACGGCAAGCGCCTGCGGCTCTCCGGCCGCGACCAGGGCCGAGTGCTTGAGCAGCTCGGCGGCTCCCAGGTCACCCTGGCCGGCGGCGAGGTCTATCAGGCCATCGAGCGCGGCGTCATCGATGCCGGCGAATTCGCCACGCCAGGCGTCGACTACAATGCCGGCTTCGCCGAGGTCGCCGACTACTGGGCCACGCCCGGCTGGCACCAATCCGCCAGTGTGTTCGGCGTCATGATCAATCGCGACGCCTGGGACGCGCTCTCCGAGGAGACCCAAGAGAAGCTTAAGATCGCCGCCGACGCCACCATGGCCTGGGCCCTGGCCTGGTCCGAGCGCGAATCGACCGATGCCACTCAGCGCTTCATCGATGCCGGCGTCGAGATCAACCAGTTCTCCGAGGAGGACCTGGCGCGCATTCAGGACATCACCAATGAAGTCATCCTGCGCGGGGCCTGCGAGCATCCCATGCACGCCAAGGTCTATCACTCCATGGTCACCTACCTGAATGACTATGCGAAATGGCGGGACATCTCGGTGCCCTACAACATGAGCCGCACCATGGACAACCTCCCCGACATCGAGGAACTCGAAGCCTGCCTATAG
- a CDS encoding glycerate kinase — protein MKILIAPDSYKDALPAHEAAAAIAKGIRRALPDAECIECPMGDGGEGTLAALLAATGAERRQARVQDALGRPIMAHWGWHGETRRAFIELAEASGLQQIARDERSALHSTTYGVGQLISEALDAGAEHLLLTLGGSATNDAGAGMLTALGARLLDAEGKTLPPGGAALERLAQLDLSGLDSRLAGLKVEAAVDVDNPLLGEQGASAVFGPQKGATDDEVARLDQALANLAGRVADTLRRDDRDLPGAGAAGGMGFAARVFLGATLRPGIELVMEQVGFEGLLEGAALVITGEGQLDGQSMAGKTPIGISRAAKARGVPCVALAGKLGDNWQASAAEGITAAFALADGPMSLDEALARCSTLLSDRAESLARLLSATRP, from the coding sequence ATGAAAATCCTGATCGCCCCTGACAGTTACAAGGATGCCCTACCGGCTCACGAGGCCGCCGCCGCCATCGCGAAGGGCATCCGGCGTGCACTACCCGATGCAGAGTGCATCGAATGTCCCATGGGCGATGGTGGCGAAGGCACCCTCGCTGCGCTGCTGGCAGCCACCGGCGCCGAGCGCCGCCAGGCACGCGTTCAGGATGCCCTTGGTCGCCCGATCATGGCGCATTGGGGCTGGCATGGCGAGACGCGCCGCGCCTTCATCGAACTGGCCGAAGCGAGCGGTCTGCAGCAGATCGCTCGTGATGAGCGCAGCGCACTGCACAGCACCACGTATGGCGTCGGCCAGCTGATCAGCGAGGCGCTGGACGCCGGCGCCGAGCACCTGCTGCTGACCCTGGGCGGCAGCGCCACCAATGACGCGGGTGCCGGCATGCTGACCGCGCTTGGCGCCCGGCTGCTCGATGCCGAGGGCAAGACGCTGCCGCCGGGCGGTGCCGCTCTCGAGCGACTGGCGCAGCTGGACCTCTCCGGGCTCGATTCGCGTCTCGCGGGGCTCAAGGTCGAGGCCGCCGTCGATGTCGACAACCCGCTGCTTGGCGAGCAAGGCGCCAGCGCCGTGTTCGGCCCGCAGAAGGGAGCAACGGATGACGAGGTAGCCCGACTCGACCAGGCCCTGGCCAATCTTGCCGGGCGTGTGGCCGATACGCTGCGACGCGACGATCGCGACCTTCCCGGCGCTGGCGCTGCAGGTGGCATGGGCTTTGCTGCTCGGGTCTTCCTGGGCGCCACGCTGCGTCCGGGCATCGAACTGGTAATGGAGCAGGTCGGCTTCGAGGGGCTGCTTGAGGGGGCGGCCCTGGTCATCACCGGCGAGGGCCAGTTGGACGGCCAGAGCATGGCCGGCAAGACCCCCATCGGCATATCGCGTGCCGCCAAGGCCAGAGGGGTGCCCTGCGTGGCGCTGGCTGGCAAGCTCGGCGACAACTGGCAGGCCAGCGCCGCCGAGGGTATCACTGCCGCCTTCGCGCTGGCCGACGGCCCGATGTCTCTCGACGAGGCGCTCGCGCGCTGCTCGACGCTGCTGAGCGATCGAGCCGAAAGTCTGGCCAGACTGCTGTCGGCCACCCGCCCTTGA
- a CDS encoding nickel/cobalt transporter encodes MRQLSTPRLLWGLAILLVAVAAVWLAQGGAQSLSLQIVAWQRALHRALTLAITELSGTPSTGAWMTLLGISFGYGFFHAAGPGHGKAVLATYLLSQGGATRRALLLSCAASLLQALVAIGLVVILVHGLGWMTRQAMGSVAWVEQTSFIMVTLLGVWLCWRALLQLRRGHMADRHAHHDHQHDHHHAHDHCGCGSAHHVDPAQAADWRTALATVVAIGIRPCSGGVLLMGAASLLGLFWVGVAAVLVMAAGTALAVSMLALASVIARDWAQRRLAGRQTGQRAQRLFGWAALGGGMAIVMLGLSLSLAGATNPTGVPLLGEPPGQQAGDSAPRNTPFG; translated from the coding sequence ATGCGGCAGCTAAGCACTCCTCGTCTGCTGTGGGGGCTCGCGATTCTCCTGGTGGCCGTTGCGGCAGTATGGCTGGCACAAGGAGGAGCGCAGAGTCTTAGCCTGCAGATCGTCGCCTGGCAGCGGGCGTTGCATCGCGCACTGACTCTCGCCATCACGGAGCTCTCCGGGACCCCTTCCACGGGAGCATGGATGACGCTGCTGGGAATCAGCTTCGGCTATGGTTTCTTCCACGCCGCCGGGCCCGGTCACGGCAAGGCGGTGCTTGCCACCTATCTGCTCTCCCAGGGCGGCGCCACACGCCGGGCGCTATTGCTCTCCTGTGCGGCTTCGCTGCTGCAGGCCCTGGTGGCCATCGGGCTTGTGGTCATTCTGGTGCACGGACTGGGCTGGATGACGCGCCAGGCCATGGGCTCGGTAGCCTGGGTCGAGCAGACCAGTTTCATCATGGTCACGTTGCTGGGGGTGTGGCTCTGCTGGCGTGCCCTGCTTCAGTTGCGGCGTGGCCACATGGCCGACCGGCATGCTCACCATGATCACCAACACGACCATCACCACGCTCATGATCATTGTGGCTGCGGCAGTGCCCATCATGTCGATCCCGCCCAGGCGGCGGATTGGCGCACGGCCTTGGCGACGGTGGTGGCGATCGGCATACGCCCCTGTAGCGGTGGGGTGCTGCTGATGGGGGCCGCCTCGCTGCTCGGTCTGTTCTGGGTCGGCGTGGCGGCGGTGCTGGTGATGGCGGCAGGCACTGCGCTTGCAGTATCGATGCTGGCACTTGCCAGCGTCATCGCGCGTGACTGGGCACAGCGGCGGCTGGCCGGCCGGCAAACAGGGCAGCGTGCTCAACGTCTCTTCGGCTGGGCGGCGCTTGGGGGAGGGATGGCGATCGTGATGCTGGGGCTATCGCTCTCGTTGGCCGGTGCGACCAACCCGACAGGCGTGCCGCTGCTTGGCGAGCCGCCAGGACAGCAAGCCGGCGACTCCGCACCGCGCAACACACCGTTTGGCTAG
- a CDS encoding Dps family protein, which produces MSETNSIGLHESSATQLAEKLNILLANYQIFYMNVRGYHWNVKGTQFFQLHDKFEELYTDLLTKVDEVAERILTLGHEPVHAYSDYVKIASIQEDKHVHDGETCVRGILQGYQTLIELQREVLALASDADDEGTAAQAGDYIREQEKTVWMLNAYLG; this is translated from the coding sequence ATGTCCGAGACCAATTCGATTGGCCTGCATGAGAGTAGCGCCACGCAGCTGGCGGAGAAGCTCAATATCCTGCTGGCCAACTATCAGATCTTTTACATGAACGTGCGTGGCTATCACTGGAATGTGAAAGGCACCCAGTTTTTTCAGCTGCACGACAAGTTCGAAGAGCTCTATACCGACCTGCTGACCAAGGTCGACGAAGTCGCCGAGCGTATCCTGACGCTGGGTCATGAGCCGGTCCACGCCTACAGCGACTACGTCAAGATCGCCTCGATTCAGGAAGACAAGCACGTTCACGACGGAGAAACCTGTGTACGCGGTATCCTGCAAGGCTATCAGACCCTGATCGAGCTGCAGCGTGAGGTGCTTGCCCTGGCCTCCGATGCCGACGATGAAGGCACCGCCGCCCAGGCTGGCGACTATATCCGTGAGCAGGAAAAGACCGTGTGGATGCTCAACGCCTATCTTGGCTGA
- a CDS encoding aminoacyl-histidine dipeptidase, which translates to MNAYLEQLSPSLVWRHFRTLCDTPRPSGHEAALVARLEQWADAKGLRHDRDAFGNLRISKPATPGHEHSPGVILQGHLDMVAQANADHPHDFTRDPIETYIADGWLHAKNTTLGADNGLGVAASLAILDEDDLVHGPLEALFTLEEETSMGGALGLAEEWLEGRILLNLDSEDRGQVYIGCAGGADVVVEAQLPTSALGEDEQTWQLALTGLVGGHSGIDIHKGRGNANRLLVRALREMESSGARLAEYHGGTLRNALPREAFATLVVPSDEVEAIKARLEALAEVLRAELSGVDEGVTLSLSRRESEAAEALTLTASHLLVNALHAAPYGVERMSVEVPGVVETSNNLGVVTLEEGHFYLCALVRSLRDSALHDMADRFTALFNLIGAKTRAENVYPGWTPDPESSLLARFRRLHQQQLGSDPEVKVVHAGLECGILGGKYPRLEMISFGPLIRGAHSPDERVELASVEEFWTVLRALIEDLASGHAA; encoded by the coding sequence ATGAACGCTTATCTCGAACAACTCTCTCCGTCGCTGGTGTGGCGTCATTTTCGTACCCTCTGCGATACGCCGCGCCCCTCCGGGCATGAAGCCGCACTGGTGGCGCGCCTCGAGCAGTGGGCCGATGCCAAGGGGCTGCGCCACGACCGCGACGCCTTCGGCAATCTGCGTATCAGCAAGCCGGCTACCCCCGGACACGAGCACTCTCCCGGGGTGATTCTCCAGGGCCATCTGGACATGGTCGCCCAGGCCAATGCCGACCATCCTCACGACTTCACCCGCGACCCCATCGAGACCTACATCGCCGATGGCTGGCTGCATGCCAAGAACACTACACTTGGTGCCGACAACGGCCTGGGCGTGGCGGCGTCACTGGCGATCCTCGATGAGGATGACTTGGTGCATGGCCCGCTCGAGGCGCTCTTCACGCTCGAGGAGGAGACCTCGATGGGCGGTGCGCTGGGTCTCGCCGAGGAGTGGCTGGAGGGGCGAATCCTGCTCAATCTCGATTCCGAAGATCGCGGCCAGGTCTATATCGGCTGTGCCGGTGGCGCCGACGTGGTGGTCGAGGCGCAGCTCCCCACGAGTGCGCTGGGCGAGGATGAACAGACCTGGCAGCTTGCACTGACCGGGCTGGTCGGCGGTCACTCGGGGATCGATATCCACAAGGGGCGTGGCAACGCCAACCGGCTGCTGGTGCGCGCCTTGCGGGAGATGGAGAGCAGCGGTGCACGCCTGGCCGAATACCATGGCGGTACGCTGCGCAATGCCTTGCCCCGCGAAGCTTTTGCCACCCTGGTGGTTCCCAGCGACGAGGTCGAGGCGATCAAGGCACGCCTCGAGGCACTTGCCGAGGTACTGCGTGCCGAGCTCTCCGGGGTCGATGAAGGCGTGACGCTCTCGCTGAGCCGTCGTGAGAGCGAGGCTGCCGAGGCGCTCACGCTCACCGCGTCCCATCTGCTGGTCAATGCGCTGCATGCCGCGCCCTATGGTGTCGAGCGGATGAGCGTAGAAGTGCCAGGGGTGGTCGAGACCTCCAACAACCTAGGTGTGGTCACGCTTGAAGAAGGGCATTTTTATCTGTGTGCGCTGGTGCGCTCGCTTCGCGACAGCGCCCTTCATGACATGGCGGACCGCTTTACCGCGCTGTTCAACCTGATCGGCGCGAAGACCCGCGCCGAGAACGTCTACCCAGGCTGGACGCCGGATCCGGAGAGTTCACTGCTGGCGCGCTTCCGCCGGCTGCACCAGCAGCAGTTGGGCAGCGACCCCGAGGTCAAGGTCGTGCATGCCGGGCTCGAGTGCGGCATTCTCGGTGGCAAGTACCCGAGGCTCGAGATGATCTCCTTCGGGCCGCTGATTCGCGGTGCGCACTCCCCCGACGAGCGTGTCGAGCTGGCCTCCGTGGAGGAGTTCTGGACAGTGCTGAGAGCGTTGATCGAGGACTTGGCCAGCGGTCACGCGGCGTGA
- a CDS encoding tRNA(Met) cytidine acetyltransferase TmcA has protein sequence MPDSPPLLMVQACPAFKCWMSRLAERRWRGLVWLQGEPDEAQHQALALWREREWRMPLWVGAAAPAPLENAAWLPAAKARTRLGSEHELVVFDACSEGSGFDPEAFGALTGTLIAGGVLVLITPCDWGSRPDADYARLAEHPHRWESLPARYLKRLGRTLDEADCVVRWTGTGGLTLPELAPLAHPASDGHDTLDPDCATPDQAQAVARLLRLRRRRPLVLTADRGRGKSAALGIACARWLAQGEREVLVTAPRPSAVETLFQHLQVGCPQGERHGNHFVWQASEREQRYVRFIAPDALADDSGEVSGGLGSLLLVDEAAAIPAALLGQWLKRFPRIAFATTVHGYEGSGRGFALRFRHHLERHAPEWREYRLEQPIRWAADDPLERLTTRLLMLDAEPRLLDSVTPYEPWQVARWKRSELLADELRLKAIFGLLVQAHYRTQPSDLRRLLDGPGITISTLERDTRSWAVSLCVEEGGFNATLAEQVALGERRPRGHLLAQSLAAHAGSRRALMARIRRVMRIAVHDDIRRCGLGRQLIEAELTRARHDGIDLLGASFGAELGLLAFWRQAGFRFVRLGLSREVSSGEHALMAVHPTSDAGSQLTDDLAERFQALLPTLLTFELRHLDPWLALALLSDGETPALDTAQRCDVLDVARGHRELALARPALQRLLLRGLTSGAAHDEDGWLMVALLFQNREMRWLAERLGLTGRREVQQRLREAVSRWLIWSEVQEPPA, from the coding sequence ATGCCCGATTCCCCTCCCTTGCTTATGGTGCAAGCATGCCCTGCATTCAAGTGCTGGATGTCGCGCTTGGCCGAGCGCCGCTGGCGAGGGCTGGTTTGGCTGCAGGGCGAGCCAGACGAAGCCCAGCACCAGGCGCTGGCGTTGTGGCGCGAAAGAGAATGGCGCATGCCATTGTGGGTGGGTGCAGCCGCCCCGGCACCACTAGAGAATGCTGCTTGGCTGCCTGCGGCCAAGGCGCGGACCCGGCTGGGCAGTGAGCATGAGCTGGTGGTCTTCGATGCCTGTTCGGAGGGTTCGGGATTCGATCCGGAAGCCTTTGGGGCGTTGACTGGCACGCTTATCGCCGGGGGGGTGCTGGTACTGATCACCCCCTGCGACTGGGGCTCGCGCCCCGATGCCGACTATGCCCGTCTCGCCGAGCATCCGCATCGCTGGGAAAGCCTGCCGGCGCGCTACCTCAAGCGCCTGGGGCGCACGCTCGACGAAGCGGATTGCGTGGTCCGCTGGACGGGGACGGGCGGGCTGACGCTACCCGAGCTGGCGCCGCTTGCTCACCCCGCGTCCGACGGTCACGACACGCTCGACCCCGACTGCGCCACGCCGGATCAGGCGCAAGCCGTCGCCCGGCTGCTACGCCTGAGGCGACGACGGCCTCTGGTTCTGACGGCAGACCGGGGGCGCGGCAAGAGTGCTGCGCTGGGTATCGCCTGTGCGCGCTGGCTGGCACAAGGGGAGCGCGAGGTGCTGGTGACCGCACCGCGCCCTTCGGCGGTCGAGACGCTATTCCAGCACCTGCAGGTTGGCTGTCCACAGGGGGAGCGGCACGGCAATCATTTCGTCTGGCAGGCGTCGGAGCGCGAGCAGCGCTACGTGCGCTTCATCGCCCCGGATGCTCTGGCTGATGACAGCGGCGAGGTATCAGGTGGCCTGGGCAGCCTGCTGCTCGTGGATGAGGCCGCGGCGATTCCCGCTGCGCTGCTGGGGCAGTGGCTTAAGCGATTTCCGCGCATCGCCTTTGCCACCACGGTTCATGGTTACGAAGGCTCGGGGCGCGGATTCGCGCTGCGCTTTCGCCACCATCTCGAGCGCCATGCGCCCGAGTGGCGGGAGTATCGGTTGGAGCAGCCGATTCGCTGGGCAGCGGACGATCCGCTGGAGCGCTTGACCACCCGGCTGTTGATGCTGGATGCCGAACCCAGGTTGCTTGATTCTGTGACACCTTACGAGCCCTGGCAGGTGGCGCGCTGGAAACGCTCGGAGCTGCTGGCCGACGAGCTTCGGCTAAAGGCGATCTTCGGGCTGCTGGTGCAGGCGCACTACCGTACCCAGCCCAGCGATCTTCGCCGCCTGCTCGATGGCCCTGGCATCACCATTTCCACGCTTGAGCGCGATACGCGGTCATGGGCCGTGTCGCTATGCGTGGAGGAGGGTGGTTTCAATGCCACGCTGGCCGAGCAGGTCGCGCTTGGCGAGCGTCGTCCGCGTGGCCATCTGCTGGCCCAGTCGCTGGCCGCCCATGCCGGCAGTCGTCGGGCGCTGATGGCGCGAATTAGGCGGGTGATGAGGATTGCCGTGCACGACGACATACGCCGTTGTGGCCTGGGTCGACAGTTGATCGAGGCTGAGCTGACCCGGGCTCGTCATGATGGTATCGACCTGCTCGGAGCGAGCTTCGGTGCCGAGCTCGGGTTGCTGGCCTTCTGGCGTCAGGCGGGTTTTCGCTTCGTGCGCCTGGGGCTGTCGCGCGAAGTCTCGAGCGGCGAACACGCCTTGATGGCGGTCCACCCTACCAGCGACGCGGGCAGCCAGTTGACTGACGATCTCGCCGAACGCTTTCAGGCACTGCTGCCAACGCTATTGACGTTCGAGCTTCGCCACCTCGACCCGTGGCTTGCGCTGGCCCTGCTCAGCGACGGCGAGACACCGGCTCTCGATACCGCCCAGCGCTGCGATGTTCTCGATGTGGCGCGCGGGCATCGGGAGCTTGCGCTGGCGCGTCCCGCCTTGCAGCGTCTGCTGTTGCGAGGGCTGACCAGTGGCGCGGCGCATGACGAGGATGGTTGGTTGATGGTGGCGCTACTGTTCCAGAATCGCGAGATGCGCTGGCTGGCGGAGAGGCTGGGTCTCACTGGACGGCGCGAGGTACAGCAGCGGTTGCGTGAGGCGGTGTCGCGCTGGTTGATCTGGTCGGAAGTGCAAGAGCCTCCGGCATGA
- a CDS encoding TRAP transporter large permease subunit translates to MNLSPEMLTLVMFGGLLVGLFMGHPLAFVLGGVAVIGAYLGPGERVLGTIINNIYGNAMDNYVLVAIPLFVLMARFLNDSGVTEKMFETMRLLLANLRGGLALTVVIVSVLLAATTGIVGASIAVMGMIALVPMLKYGYNKELSTGVIMASGCLGILIPPSIMLILMASYSPVSVGALFAGALVPGLLLGAMYALYVLVICYLKPSYGPRVPAEERAETSTGTLLVMLGKYVLPPMSLILGVLGALFTGIATATEASAIGVFIAFVLFLIFGDRKASTCYRTLIESGKTTTMVMLVLVGATAFTGVFSRGGGMNVISELVLAMPGGTTGALILMLFLVFVLGMFLDWTGIVLLSFPIMLPIVSQMGVDVLWFVVMVAVVLQTSFLTPPFGYALFYLKGVAPPGVEIVDLYKAVIPFCALIVLACLLMAFFPWLITGLPSVMLR, encoded by the coding sequence ATGAACCTGAGTCCAGAAATGCTTACCCTGGTCATGTTCGGCGGCCTGCTGGTCGGCCTGTTCATGGGCCACCCCTTGGCTTTCGTGCTTGGTGGCGTGGCGGTGATCGGTGCCTACCTGGGCCCCGGCGAGCGTGTGCTGGGTACCATCATCAACAATATCTATGGCAATGCCATGGACAACTACGTGCTGGTGGCCATTCCTCTGTTCGTGCTGATGGCGCGCTTCCTCAACGACTCGGGCGTCACCGAGAAGATGTTCGAGACGATGCGCCTGCTGCTGGCCAACCTGCGTGGTGGCCTGGCACTGACCGTAGTCATCGTCTCGGTACTGCTGGCCGCCACCACCGGCATCGTCGGCGCCTCGATTGCCGTCATGGGCATGATCGCCCTGGTGCCGATGCTCAAGTATGGCTACAACAAGGAGCTCAGCACCGGCGTGATCATGGCCAGCGGCTGCCTGGGCATCCTGATTCCGCCCAGCATCATGTTGATCCTGATGGCCAGCTACTCACCGGTTTCGGTGGGGGCGCTGTTCGCCGGCGCCCTGGTGCCGGGTCTGCTGCTCGGCGCGATGTATGCGCTTTACGTGCTGGTAATCTGCTACCTCAAGCCCTCTTACGGGCCACGTGTCCCCGCCGAGGAGCGCGCCGAGACCAGCACCGGCACCCTGCTGGTGATGCTGGGCAAGTATGTACTCCCTCCCATGTCGCTGATCCTTGGCGTGCTTGGGGCACTATTCACCGGTATCGCCACGGCGACCGAGGCCTCGGCCATCGGCGTATTCATCGCCTTCGTGCTATTCCTGATCTTCGGCGATCGCAAGGCCAGCACTTGCTACCGCACGCTGATCGAATCGGGCAAGACCACTACCATGGTGATGCTGGTGTTGGTGGGAGCCACGGCCTTCACCGGAGTCTTCTCTCGGGGCGGCGGAATGAACGTCATCAGCGAGCTGGTGCTGGCGATGCCTGGCGGCACCACCGGTGCGCTGATCCTGATGCTGTTTTTGGTATTCGTGCTGGGCATGTTCCTTGACTGGACCGGCATCGTGCTGCTGAGCTTCCCGATCATGCTGCCCATCGTCAGCCAGATGGGGGTCGACGTGTTGTGGTTCGTGGTGATGGTGGCGGTGGTGCTGCAGACCTCCTTCCTGACCCCGCCGTTCGGCTATGCACTGTTCTACCTGAAAGGGGTGGCCCCACCCGGCGTGGAGATCGTCGATCTCTACAAGGCAGTGATTCCGTTCTGTGCACTGATCGTACTGGCTTGCCTGCTGATGGCCTTCTTCCCCTGGCTGATCACCGGTTTGCCGAGCGTGATGCTGCGCTGA
- a CDS encoding TRAP transporter small permease subunit, with translation MHAIAKAIDTLNEWFGRIVAPLIAVITLVVLYDIALRYFTGRPSDWAFDITKMLFGAHFMLMAAYGLRHHAHVEVDVLKRLLARRKQAAIEILGYLIFFIPFIWMLLSFGWSFFMRSFSRGETTYGMVSIPVYPIKGVIVVAAVLILLQAMAIVIRAIQQLREEAA, from the coding sequence ATGCACGCCATCGCCAAGGCGATCGACACCCTCAACGAGTGGTTCGGTCGCATCGTCGCTCCGCTGATCGCCGTCATCACCCTGGTGGTGCTCTACGACATCGCGCTGCGTTACTTCACGGGCCGCCCTAGCGACTGGGCCTTCGACATCACCAAGATGCTGTTCGGCGCTCACTTCATGCTGATGGCCGCCTACGGGCTGCGTCACCACGCCCACGTCGAGGTCGATGTGCTCAAGCGCCTGCTGGCGCGGCGCAAGCAGGCGGCCATCGAGATACTGGGCTACCTGATCTTCTTCATCCCCTTCATCTGGATGCTGCTGTCGTTCGGCTGGAGCTTCTTCATGCGCTCCTTCAGCCGCGGCGAAACCACCTATGGCATGGTGTCGATCCCGGTCTATCCGATCAAGGGGGTGATCGTGGTGGCCGCAGTGCTGATTTTGCTGCAGGCAATGGCCATCGTCATCCGTGCCATACAGCAGCTGCGCGAGGAGGCGGCATGA